A region of bacterium DNA encodes the following proteins:
- a CDS encoding GTP-binding protein has translation MARQKFERTKPHLNVGTIGHIDHGKTTLTSAITKALANRGLA, from the coding sequence ATGGCAAGACAAAAGTTTGAAAGGACAAAGCCACATCTTAATGTGGGAACAATTGGTCATATTGACCATGGGAAGACAACCCTTACATCTGCTATAACAAAGGCATTGGCAAACAGAGGGTTGGCAG
- the nikR gene encoding nickel-responsive transcriptional regulator NikR gives MLFRFGVSLEKELLEKFDSLIKKKNYPTRSKAIADLMRSEFVKEEWHKNKETAGAITIIYDHHKRELVNSLMDIQHDFGNIIISSQHIHLDHNNCLEIIAVKGSPLKIQELSNTLKAVKGVKHGTLSMSTTGKELT, from the coding sequence ATGTTATTTAGATTTGGTGTATCATTAGAGAAGGAATTGCTAGAAAAATTTGACTCTCTTATTAAAAAGAAAAATTACCCTACCCGTTCAAAAGCGATTGCTGATTTGATGCGTTCTGAATTCGTAAAAGAAGAATGGCACAAAAACAAAGAGACAGCAGGTGCAATAACCATAATTTATGACCATCATAAAAGGGAGCTAGTAAATAGCCTTATGGATATTCAGCACGATTTTGGTAATATTATCATCTCATCACAGCATATCCACCTTGACCATAATAATTGCCTTGAAATCATTGCTGTAAAAGGCTCTCCTCTAAAAATACAGGAACTATCAAATACCCTAAAGGCAGTAAAGGGTGTAAAACATGGAACCCTTAGTATGTCAACAACAGGAAAGGAACTCACTTGA